One genomic region from Metallosphaera tengchongensis encodes:
- a CDS encoding TldD/PmbA family protein — translation MLDELQKIREKFPFRYVEVRKHVVNSRVISLMNGELLGVYGEEEKGYSVRYFNGSLFFTSSQDPEDLKPSGEVLEGWSKELIDSEPSAGHYEVEEKAALNSMGLKEKIQLLKEMSKEVLSSDIRSKINNFVLTYSESVESKELVVNEAEITGRVPRVLISYNIVMSGNGRTVNAWSELGESGGLEKLKDLKVQDHLLERVKSLDEVLQRGKGVTPGKKDVVLSPVLSGIMAHESVGHPFEADRVLGREFAQAGTSYLAVQEIRDVGSSVVNVADDPTITGSLGFYLIDDEGVRARRKLLIKEGEVNELLQDRFSARKFNTTSNGSARASGYDREPLVRMSNTFFVPGEMNLRELMEDVKDGIYFKTYMEWNIDDMRLGQRYIALEAYEIRDGELGGPLLFPVLEGKTTDFLRAIDGVDDSLELFPGTCGKGDPDQGIPVSMGGPNMRLRNVHIKVI, via the coding sequence ATGCTAGACGAACTTCAAAAAATTCGTGAAAAATTTCCATTCAGGTACGTTGAGGTAAGGAAACACGTCGTTAACTCTAGGGTAATATCCCTCATGAACGGAGAGTTATTAGGAGTCTACGGAGAGGAGGAGAAGGGTTACTCCGTCAGGTACTTTAACGGTTCTTTGTTCTTCACTTCTTCTCAGGATCCCGAGGACCTGAAACCTTCAGGTGAGGTACTCGAGGGTTGGAGTAAGGAACTAATTGATTCTGAACCATCAGCTGGTCATTACGAAGTTGAGGAGAAGGCAGCTCTGAACTCCATGGGCTTAAAGGAAAAAATACAACTGCTAAAGGAAATGTCCAAGGAGGTCCTTTCCTCGGATATAAGGTCCAAAATCAACAACTTCGTATTGACCTACTCTGAGAGCGTGGAAAGCAAGGAACTGGTAGTGAACGAGGCCGAAATAACCGGGAGAGTCCCAAGGGTTCTCATCTCTTACAACATAGTGATGAGCGGTAACGGGAGGACTGTTAACGCTTGGTCAGAGTTGGGAGAGAGTGGAGGGTTGGAGAAATTGAAAGATCTCAAGGTTCAGGACCATTTACTTGAGCGAGTGAAGTCCCTGGATGAGGTCCTACAGAGGGGAAAGGGCGTAACTCCAGGGAAGAAAGACGTAGTCCTTAGTCCTGTCCTATCTGGAATAATGGCTCACGAATCAGTTGGGCATCCTTTTGAGGCTGACAGAGTTTTGGGAAGGGAGTTCGCACAGGCGGGAACCAGCTACCTTGCAGTTCAGGAGATTAGAGACGTAGGGAGCTCAGTAGTCAACGTCGCCGACGATCCGACTATAACTGGAAGCCTAGGATTTTACTTAATAGACGATGAGGGAGTGAGGGCAAGGAGGAAGCTACTCATAAAGGAGGGCGAGGTAAACGAACTCCTTCAGGACAGGTTCTCTGCTAGAAAGTTTAACACCACGAGTAACGGCTCCGCCAGAGCTTCAGGCTACGACAGGGAACCGTTAGTGAGGATGTCAAACACTTTCTTCGTGCCGGGGGAGATGAACCTTAGGGAACTTATGGAGGACGTAAAGGACGGGATCTACTTTAAGACCTACATGGAGTGGAACATAGACGATATGAGGCTTGGGCAAAGGTATATCGCCCTTGAGGCCTATGAGATAAGGGACGGGGAACTCGGGGGTCCTCTTCTTTTCCCAGTTCTGGAGGGGAAGACAACAGATTTCCTGAGGGCTATTGACGGAGTTGACGACTCCTTAGAGTTGTTCCCTGGGACATGTGGAAAGGGGGATCCGGATCAGGGGATACCGGTATCCATGGGGGGACCAAACATGAGACTGAGGAATGTCCATATCAAGGTGATCTAA
- a CDS encoding acyl--CoA ligase, whose protein sequence is MVKELFKSFISFQGEGLDDEKLRALTTMVESGDFRYFNWVRDVFEEIHVKERGHKNVLIWKDMNTDEELSVTYLEMDVMANKVLNVLRKHGLKKGDPVYLMTKVHPLHWASFLALVKGGMIIVPTATNLTSAELKYRFSDLRPSAIIADLERSGVVDDSLGSLKVPKFLINGKREGWNDLEEESTNAEPENTEKDDVIINYFTSGTTGMPKRVIHTAVSYPVGSITTASIIGVKESDYHLNLSATGWAKFAWSSFFSPLLVGATVVAINYEGKLDAKKYLAEVESLGVTSFCAPPTAWRQFVTLDLSQFKLEKLRSVVSAGEPLNPEVIKTWRDKFGTTIRDFYGQTETTAIIGNFPFMKVKPGSMGKPHPLYNVVLVDDEGKEISKPYETGHIAIRINPRPIGLFMGYSDERKNAESFRNGLYYTGDKAYVDDEGYFYFVGRGDDVIKTSDYRVGPFEVESALLEHEAVAEAAVIGVSDPVRWQLVKAFVVLKKGYSPSEELALAIRDKVKTILSPYKIPRVIEFVDELPKTISGKIRRVELRKTEEDRKRRGERGKYEYFLP, encoded by the coding sequence ATGGTGAAAGAACTCTTCAAGTCCTTCATTTCTTTCCAGGGAGAGGGTTTAGATGACGAGAAGTTAAGAGCTCTGACCACAATGGTTGAATCCGGAGATTTTAGGTATTTTAACTGGGTTAGGGACGTTTTTGAAGAAATTCACGTCAAGGAGAGGGGTCACAAGAACGTGCTAATCTGGAAGGACATGAACACTGATGAGGAGCTCTCCGTCACCTACCTAGAAATGGATGTGATGGCAAATAAGGTTTTAAACGTTCTTAGAAAGCATGGTCTAAAGAAGGGAGATCCGGTATACCTTATGACCAAGGTTCACCCTCTACACTGGGCGTCGTTCCTAGCCTTAGTCAAGGGTGGAATGATAATTGTGCCAACAGCCACAAACCTCACCTCTGCGGAGCTCAAGTACAGGTTCTCGGATCTTAGACCCTCAGCTATAATAGCAGATCTGGAGAGATCAGGGGTAGTAGATGACTCTCTAGGCTCCCTCAAGGTACCTAAGTTCCTCATAAACGGTAAGAGGGAAGGTTGGAACGATCTTGAGGAGGAGTCAACCAACGCTGAGCCTGAGAACACTGAAAAGGACGATGTAATAATAAACTACTTTACCTCAGGAACTACAGGGATGCCCAAGAGAGTCATCCATACAGCGGTTTCCTACCCAGTGGGATCCATAACCACAGCCTCAATTATAGGAGTAAAGGAGTCGGATTACCACCTCAATTTAAGCGCTACTGGTTGGGCTAAATTCGCTTGGAGTTCCTTCTTCTCGCCACTCCTAGTAGGGGCCACCGTAGTGGCAATAAATTATGAAGGTAAGCTAGACGCCAAGAAATACTTAGCTGAAGTTGAGAGCCTTGGCGTTACTAGCTTCTGTGCTCCCCCCACAGCTTGGAGGCAGTTCGTGACGTTGGATCTCAGTCAGTTCAAGTTAGAGAAGCTAAGGTCCGTGGTTAGCGCCGGCGAACCGCTCAACCCAGAGGTCATAAAGACTTGGAGAGATAAGTTTGGGACTACTATAAGGGACTTCTACGGACAAACTGAAACCACAGCAATTATAGGGAACTTTCCCTTCATGAAAGTCAAACCGGGCTCAATGGGGAAACCTCACCCTCTCTATAATGTTGTTCTAGTAGACGATGAGGGAAAGGAGATCTCTAAACCTTACGAGACTGGACATATAGCGATAAGGATCAACCCTAGACCCATAGGCCTATTCATGGGATACTCTGACGAGAGGAAGAACGCCGAATCCTTTAGGAATGGCCTGTATTACACAGGAGATAAGGCGTACGTAGATGATGAGGGCTACTTCTACTTCGTTGGGAGGGGAGACGATGTGATAAAGACCTCTGACTACAGGGTAGGTCCCTTCGAGGTAGAGAGCGCACTTCTGGAGCACGAGGCGGTAGCCGAGGCTGCTGTGATTGGAGTTTCAGATCCAGTTCGGTGGCAATTGGTGAAGGCTTTCGTTGTTCTAAAAAAGGGTTATTCGCCGAGCGAGGAGCTCGCCTTGGCCATAAGAGATAAGGTCAAGACCATATTGTCTCCCTATAAGATCCCTAGAGTAATAGAGTTCGTCGATGAGCTACCCAAAACGATAAGCGGGAAAATCAGAAGGGTGGAGTTAAGGAAAACGGAAGAAGATAGAAAGAGGAGAGGTGAAAGGGGTAAATACGAGTATTTCCTCCCTTAG
- a CDS encoding AAA family ATPase has product MRVLILGAKGGVGKSVISLLVSISLAKEGKKVLVVDRDINGYISYLAGIRGYGLLSSVIDNVESEYLVDVTLDDFSFSVLKFYGDGVRLFEDVKKLEAHEVRSEISRRYREILGQGFEYVIYDNRGMVFPSDLDMKLEIETYRSLNPMDPSQWIFVSSAIKPDLDVTMDYSKRLWEKWREKLQVLSKYLVINMFSQVENIKIDFNRLEEEYELVTVFPFIEELFQFSGEIKNIPREEHRLTELVKKLI; this is encoded by the coding sequence ATGAGAGTGCTAATTTTAGGAGCTAAGGGAGGGGTTGGGAAATCTGTCATATCACTCTTAGTATCGATTTCACTAGCCAAGGAAGGCAAGAAGGTTCTAGTTGTAGATAGGGATATAAATGGCTATATTTCCTATCTAGCTGGTATAAGGGGATACGGCCTCCTCTCCAGCGTTATCGACAACGTCGAAAGCGAATATCTAGTTGACGTAACTCTCGACGATTTCTCCTTTTCAGTCTTGAAGTTCTACGGGGATGGGGTCAGACTCTTCGAGGATGTAAAAAAACTGGAGGCCCACGAAGTTAGGAGTGAGATATCAAGGAGGTACCGTGAGATCTTAGGTCAGGGTTTCGAGTACGTAATCTACGATAATAGAGGGATGGTCTTTCCATCCGACCTTGACATGAAACTAGAGATAGAGACATATCGTTCACTCAATCCCATGGATCCATCGCAGTGGATCTTCGTGAGTTCTGCTATTAAACCGGATTTAGATGTTACAATGGATTACAGCAAGAGACTTTGGGAAAAGTGGAGAGAAAAACTTCAGGTATTGAGTAAATATCTAGTTATTAATATGTTTTCACAGGTTGAAAATATCAAAATAGATTTCAATAGACTTGAAGAAGAGTATGAATTAGTTACAGTTTTTCCGTTTATAGAGGAGCTCTTCCAATTTTCTGGAGAAATTAAAAATATACCTAGAGAAGAGCACCGTTTAACGGAACTGGTAAAGAAATTAATCTAG
- a CDS encoding 2-keto-4-pentenoate hydratase, with translation MDKAELLLEAYLSRREIDPFDLTEDEAKAVGEKFAQLLIEKEGLGGYKITKSGLWGVLTNKMITKHELELWFKTHKLEVEIIALVKNGEVEKTFIGLEVPATRFKTWDVPKYYMIADNAFAGRLYVGKEIEPPYGHFKLFINGELVGEGSPNYNPSKVVRPDQTGYVACGAFIGPVSVAKGDLIRVEGKKTFQVKAI, from the coding sequence ATGGATAAGGCTGAACTTCTATTGGAGGCTTACCTCTCAAGGAGAGAGATTGACCCATTTGACTTAACTGAGGATGAGGCTAAAGCCGTGGGTGAAAAATTCGCTCAACTTCTAATCGAAAAGGAGGGTTTAGGGGGTTACAAGATTACCAAGTCAGGCTTGTGGGGGGTTCTTACCAACAAGATGATAACCAAGCATGAACTGGAGCTTTGGTTTAAGACCCACAAACTTGAAGTTGAGATCATAGCCCTCGTGAAGAACGGAGAGGTCGAGAAAACTTTCATAGGGCTTGAGGTACCTGCCACAAGGTTCAAGACTTGGGACGTTCCTAAATACTACATGATAGCTGATAATGCTTTCGCTGGTAGGCTTTATGTGGGGAAGGAGATAGAACCGCCCTACGGTCACTTCAAGCTGTTCATTAATGGAGAGCTTGTGGGCGAGGGGTCACCTAACTATAACCCGTCTAAAGTCGTAAGACCAGATCAGACGGGATATGTGGCTTGCGGTGCCTTCATAGGACCGGTAAGTGTGGCTAAGGGTGACCTGATCAGGGTAGAAGGCAAAAAGACTTTCCAAGTGAAGGCTATTTGA
- a CDS encoding molybdopterin-dependent oxidoreductase, translating into MVIACTRDCYDTCIFDDNYVPLKAEPTSGFTCSRGLKDLARNERNRVGSAYVEGKEVSVEEAILYVAEKMKGLKGSDMLHVEYDGNQGLLTWYFPARLWNVLGSVSTDYSICSLEGHEGIKAFHGSSMGALPEEMEKYSAVAFWGSEAVYSFIHGWRLFKDKYKIAIDVRKSETAKRSEKSYIIRPGSDAFLAIAIMKILVEQGYAKPDLVNLEVLKDKLKKFDMDYLISATGLSEDEVRELADLYAYYRPLSIIGFALGRALNGGYSTGLISLIPALLGLRRGFYYSNSGGWGIDFSYLRGTHAVHPKTIGMGEVGSRIDEFKLLFVWNSNPVVTLPGGDRIVEAVDEGRLFLIVHDPFWSETAKVANVVIPAPTFLEKEDVVYSYWHPYLVYNKPIRPKRGLSEVELMIKLGKALGVSHSLLEEDPWRAVDVALRRTNVTVDELRTKGIVKLRPKVEAEEVNLDSFPTPQDLKVQEGDVLVFSAHPNYTNSQFSEVYGKREGVVYSSKYEGIGYLVGDGGRMKVVFKRADLPEGVLFMYKSGLVSLGKSVNSVIRPVRNRFGGPRLNDKVYVVVNGEKGELSEY; encoded by the coding sequence ATGGTAATAGCGTGCACCAGAGACTGTTATGACACCTGTATTTTTGATGATAATTACGTGCCATTAAAGGCCGAGCCAACCTCAGGTTTCACTTGCTCTAGGGGGCTCAAGGATTTAGCCAGAAACGAGAGAAATAGGGTAGGTTCAGCCTACGTCGAAGGGAAGGAGGTCTCCGTTGAAGAGGCGATCCTGTACGTAGCTGAGAAGATGAAGGGTCTGAAGGGGAGTGACATGTTGCATGTGGAATATGACGGCAATCAGGGCCTATTGACGTGGTACTTTCCTGCAAGACTGTGGAACGTTTTAGGTTCTGTGAGCACTGACTACTCGATCTGTAGCTTAGAGGGACATGAGGGAATAAAGGCGTTTCACGGATCAAGTATGGGTGCGCTACCGGAGGAGATGGAGAAGTACAGCGCGGTAGCCTTTTGGGGGAGCGAGGCTGTCTACAGCTTTATACACGGATGGCGACTTTTTAAGGACAAATACAAGATCGCCATAGACGTTAGGAAGAGTGAGACCGCAAAGAGGAGCGAGAAGTCTTACATAATCAGACCTGGAAGTGATGCGTTCCTTGCCATAGCGATCATGAAGATCTTGGTGGAGCAAGGTTACGCGAAGCCAGATCTGGTTAATTTAGAAGTGCTTAAGGATAAGTTGAAGAAATTTGACATGGATTACCTCATTTCTGCAACCGGGTTGAGCGAGGATGAGGTCAGAGAACTAGCGGACCTCTACGCTTACTACAGACCCCTCTCCATCATAGGGTTCGCCCTAGGTAGAGCTCTCAACGGTGGATATTCAACCGGTCTAATATCCCTCATACCAGCCTTGTTAGGGCTGAGGAGAGGTTTCTATTACTCCAACTCCGGGGGTTGGGGGATAGACTTCTCATATCTAAGGGGCACCCATGCTGTGCATCCAAAGACGATAGGTATGGGAGAAGTAGGTTCTAGGATTGATGAGTTTAAGCTACTGTTTGTATGGAACTCCAACCCAGTGGTCACATTGCCTGGAGGAGACAGGATAGTTGAGGCTGTAGATGAGGGAAGACTCTTCCTCATAGTCCACGATCCCTTCTGGTCGGAGACGGCGAAAGTAGCTAACGTCGTGATACCAGCACCGACGTTCCTAGAGAAGGAGGACGTAGTTTACAGTTACTGGCATCCCTATCTAGTTTACAACAAACCTATTAGACCAAAGAGGGGTCTGAGTGAAGTCGAGCTCATGATTAAATTAGGGAAGGCACTGGGAGTGAGTCACTCTCTCCTGGAGGAGGATCCTTGGCGTGCAGTTGACGTGGCGTTGAGGAGAACCAACGTAACAGTGGATGAGCTGAGGACTAAAGGGATAGTAAAGTTGAGACCTAAAGTAGAGGCTGAAGAGGTAAATTTGGATAGTTTTCCTACCCCCCAAGACCTAAAGGTCCAAGAGGGGGACGTCCTGGTCTTCTCGGCGCACCCAAACTACACGAACTCCCAGTTCTCGGAGGTTTACGGTAAGCGCGAGGGAGTAGTCTACTCGTCCAAATATGAAGGGATAGGTTACCTGGTGGGAGATGGAGGAAGGATGAAGGTAGTCTTTAAGAGAGCTGACCTTCCAGAGGGAGTTCTCTTCATGTATAAGAGCGGACTAGTCAGCCTCGGAAAGAGCGTAAACTCGGTAATTAGACCTGTGAGGAACAGATTTGGAGGACCTAGGCTAAATGACAAAGTCTACGTGGTAGTAAATGGTGAGAAAGGAGAATTATCTGAATATTAA
- a CDS encoding MFS transporter: MMLSRSFRWMWSALLFGVANGPLSTLITLNIIDMGGGPVMVAYAITLSNVILIPASIFWGFMADRIDRKKLVMAGFGFSTLFLLLASMSHSIPQLDLNYAGFTFFSTAYSTPMNLIIMENVDKKRWSSAFSTLSMLSSVGYLVGLLISTFLVLFIRITEIYLVLSLFAAAAFVLSSIFTPRSIIVERISMLHSIESFAVRLKMLPLIFLHFPRKTSFKMFSLNRLTKKPINYIPLLYIAISIFYVSSGLFNTLYPASLYSIGLDKSVVLGIVTVGMLFQIITFHFVGHYLEDRDEKEVSFRALLLRGSGYIGMGISLITPLIAEATGLILYPLSAGVAYSSFYAASNTLIFKIVGGRRQGTTLGVYSTLVGIALFAGSLVSGFLSKVIGFTGTFITAGIMLYVSAWVFKYLEEG; this comes from the coding sequence ATTATGCTGAGCAGATCTTTTCGGTGGATGTGGTCAGCGTTACTGTTCGGAGTCGCCAACGGTCCCCTCTCCACCCTAATCACCCTTAACATCATTGACATGGGTGGAGGACCAGTCATGGTCGCTTACGCAATTACCCTGTCTAACGTCATACTCATCCCAGCCTCCATCTTTTGGGGGTTTATGGCTGACAGGATAGATAGAAAGAAGTTGGTTATGGCTGGATTCGGTTTCTCTACCCTATTTCTCCTCCTGGCGTCGATGAGCCACAGCATACCTCAACTTGACTTGAATTATGCGGGGTTTACGTTCTTCTCAACGGCTTACAGCACACCAATGAACTTAATTATCATGGAGAACGTGGATAAGAAGAGGTGGTCTTCGGCCTTCTCTACCTTATCCATGTTGTCTTCCGTCGGCTACCTCGTGGGGCTTCTGATTTCCACTTTCCTCGTCCTGTTCATCAGGATAACTGAGATATACTTGGTTCTCTCTCTGTTCGCAGCAGCAGCATTTGTCCTTTCGTCGATTTTCACTCCAAGGTCCATAATTGTGGAAAGGATATCAATGCTGCATAGTATAGAGTCCTTCGCTGTAAGGCTGAAGATGTTACCCTTAATATTTCTCCATTTTCCAAGGAAAACCTCCTTTAAAATGTTCAGCTTAAACCGACTTACCAAGAAGCCCATTAATTACATTCCGTTGCTTTACATCGCAATTTCCATCTTTTACGTCTCCAGTGGTCTCTTTAACACCCTGTACCCAGCCAGCCTCTACAGCATTGGTTTAGACAAGAGCGTTGTTTTGGGGATAGTTACAGTCGGAATGCTTTTCCAAATAATTACCTTCCATTTCGTTGGTCATTACCTTGAGGATAGGGACGAGAAAGAGGTGTCATTTAGGGCCTTACTGTTGAGGGGCAGCGGTTACATAGGAATGGGGATATCGTTAATTACACCGTTGATAGCTGAGGCAACAGGGTTGATCCTCTATCCCCTATCTGCAGGCGTAGCCTACTCTTCCTTTTACGCAGCGTCCAACACGCTGATATTCAAGATAGTAGGAGGTAGAAGGCAGGGGACTACCCTGGGAGTGTACAGTACGTTGGTAGGTATAGCCCTCTTCGCTGGCTCCCTAGTGTCTGGGTTCCTCTCGAAGGTCATTGGGTTTACTGGAACTTTCATCACAGCTGGTATCATGCTGTACGTGTCCGCATGGGTATTTAAGTACTTGGAGGAGGGCTGA
- a CDS encoding sulfurtransferase TusA family protein, giving the protein MASTANKEYILDVRGEECPIPEMKAAKELQKIDSGKLIVFTDHEPAIDVTLPSLCKSLGLKYEVVKDGEYVKFVIYKEKGSVKVEELEGVSETERIYLRPIDIREKLANPALLMSFVPQVKAVDSVAPGSYILHMKWFINWETPLFVTFNPLPRGDIVYYTAYQKLPLTRISFGWRFVSNRTGNELVIDITEWYKGPFSGQARKSIKKHMEKAGEVLPRVLQA; this is encoded by the coding sequence ATGGCATCCACAGCCAATAAGGAATATATATTGGACGTAAGGGGAGAGGAGTGCCCCATTCCTGAAATGAAAGCTGCAAAGGAGTTGCAGAAGATAGATTCAGGGAAACTAATAGTATTCACTGACCATGAACCGGCCATAGATGTTACTTTACCTTCCCTATGCAAAAGTTTGGGCTTAAAGTACGAGGTAGTGAAAGACGGGGAGTACGTTAAGTTCGTTATATATAAGGAGAAGGGTTCAGTCAAAGTTGAAGAGCTAGAGGGGGTCTCTGAGACCGAAAGGATATACCTTAGACCAATTGACATCAGGGAAAAGCTGGCAAATCCTGCTCTGCTCATGTCCTTCGTCCCTCAGGTGAAGGCTGTGGATTCAGTAGCGCCAGGTAGCTACATACTTCACATGAAATGGTTCATTAATTGGGAGACTCCCCTTTTCGTGACATTTAATCCACTCCCTAGAGGGGATATAGTTTATTACACTGCATATCAGAAGTTGCCCTTAACACGTATAAGCTTCGGGTGGAGGTTTGTATCAAATAGAACGGGGAACGAGCTAGTTATAGACATAACCGAGTGGTATAAAGGACCTTTCTCTGGTCAAGCTAGGAAGTCAATAAAGAAGCATATGGAAAAGGCCGGGGAAGTATTGCCTAGAGTACTACAAGCCTAA